In Athalia rosae chromosome 6, iyAthRosa1.1, whole genome shotgun sequence, one DNA window encodes the following:
- the LOC105686838 gene encoding syndetin, with protein sequence MDERNKVAILMKKHVIMEDIKLKFLGFIQYKQNQTKIPSMGLHPDLLNPNESQSCPDITSEASHSIESELLPDQDILESIEPVYYRTDECFDCCRHELQKLPEVLSSKVIERDYKRLKQEHQVVSKKVLQLILQKQSSCKKEFERILYIQEELQNALEICKIGRADLSLAKKQFTTASLGILANYQKKQVVQGLLNSLNTIKTLQRTEDRLQELLSEGNYPRAISLLLECQSAAERYKHFHCVAALNGKLQDTLDQAEEILDQTLAKMCSDFDIGTYTSVQGAYGLLGKTQMAMDQLHMHFTAAIHNIAFTAVHAFVGGAMKKQYKQLCQSVSHEFFLPCLVELCKSLWSILSSYCQVVNWHNTHESWSLQSGQKNLEATFNKQYIKQKLENGLARMWHDVEIKISTYLMGANLAFFKFEQFVQILGIVHRLIEVGEELCASQSKNLQESIKKQCSSYFAHYHASRLDELKIFLENDGWELCPVKTSFVVTQLQEFKSLKTVLNSCKPRCGPDESNLSQDGSSAIGGLVQRYLENGMTPFDVILDETADEDILANIGDAPSGYFSEDSDDDIPEELKCEFVDEHDQTKLGKKKHRTKFTGPMVTNTTLSVLRVCGKYLQMSRLFRSIAVTVIQNMMQFYELCLYTVHNFFTSDLEINSESLYTPKLKLTLARIRTTLISDDLNFTENESQSHRVTQPNLSSIVNLTQPEKVHGLTKRVIAVESLIFLGQQYEILRPYLEHLVASPCHAFLHQFYSQTIASAIDLRKPVYMAAASQAFDVGSILGLMGKVNWEVKDVMSQHSSYIDNLLRDIQILSMRLDEIGNRIPLPTIVYNSVWENVSHLITHTLVEGFSNAKKCSNGGRALMQLDFTQLMSKFEKMTSLRPMPHREYVEAYVKAYYLPENILEDWIKQHKEYSSKHLIGLISCGCQNNKKTRQRLIATIEEERLNR encoded by the exons atggatgaaagaaataaagtggCAATTTTGATGAAGAAACACGTCATCATGGAGGACATAAAGTTGAAGTTCTTAGGATTTATTCAGTATAAGCAG AATCAGACTAAAATTCCATCGATGGGACTGCATCCAGATCTGCTTAATCCAAACGAATCTCAAAGCTGTCCTGATATAACATCGGAAGCTAGTCATTCCATAGAAAGCGAGCTGTTACCTGATCAAGATATTCTGGAATCTATTGAACCTGTGTATTACAGAACAGACGAATGTTTCGATTGTTGTCGTCACGAGTTACAAAAATTACCTGAAGTTCTAAGCTCCAAAGTGATCGAAAGAGATTATAAAAGGCTTAAACAAGAGCACCAAGTAGTTTCCAAGAAGGTGTTGCAACTTATTCTGCAGAAGCAAAGTTCCTGCAAAAAAGAATTTGAGAGGATCTTGTATATTCAAGAAGAGCTGCAGAATGCTCTAGAGATCTGCAAAATTGGCCGAGCCGATTTGAGCCTGGCCAAAAAACAATTCACCACAGCCAGTCTTGGTATTTTGGCAAACTACCAGAAGAAACAAGTCGTTCAAGGGCTTTTGAACAGTTTGAACACCATTAAAACTTTG CAACGAACAGAGGATCGTCTCCAGGAATTGTTGAGCGAAGGAAATTATCCTCGCGCAATATCACTTCTTTTGGAATGTCAGAGTGCTGCAGAAAGATACAAACATTTTCACTGCGTTGCAGCTTTAAATGGAAAGTTGCAAGATACCCTAGACCAAGCTGAAGAGATATTGGACCAAACTTTAGCAAAAATGTGCTCAGATTTTGATATTGGGACTTATACATCGGTGCAAGGAGCTTATGGACTTTTAGGAAAAACACAGATGGCAATGGACCAACTTCACATGCACTTCACAGCAGCCATTCATAACATTGCTTTTACGGCCGTGCATGCTTTTGTCGGTGGCGCTATGAAGAAGCAATATAAACAGCTGTGTCAGTCTGTGTCAcacgagttttttttaccatgTTTAGTTGAACTCTGCAAATCTCTGTGGAGTATATTAAGCTCCTATTGTCAAGTTGTCAATTGGCACAACACACATGAAAGTTGGTCTTTGCAAAGCGGtcaaaaaaacttggaagCTACTTTTAATAAACAGTACATCAagcaaaaattggaaaacggATTAGCTCGTATGTGGCACGATGTTGAAATCAAGATTTCAACTTATTTGATGGGTGCCAATTTGGCCTTTTTTAAGTTTGAACAATTTGTACAAATCTTAGGTATCGTTCACAG ATTGATAGAAGTTGGGGAAGAACTGTGTGCAAGCCAATCTAAGAATCTCCAGGAATCTATCAAAAAACAGTGTTCCTCTTATTTTGCCCATTATCATGCATCTCGATTAGATGAACTAAAGATATTTTTAGAAAACGACGGATGGGAATTGTGTCCAGTAAAGACTTCATTTGTAGTTACACAATTACAAGAGTTTAAAAGCCTTAAAACGGTTCTGAATAGTTGTAAGCCTCGATGTGGTCCTGATGAATCAAACCTCAGCCAAGATGGTAGTTCTGCAATCGGAGGACTCGTGCAAAGATATTTGGAAAATGGTATGACGCCATTCGATGTTATCTTGGATGAGACTGCCGATGAAGACATCCTAGCCAATATTGGA GATGCACCTTCTGGATATTTTTCAGAAGATTCAGACGACGATATTCCAGAGGAACTGAAATGTGAATTTGTGGATGAACATGATCAAAcgaaattggggaaaaaaaagcaccgaACCAAATTCACTGGGCCTATGGTAACAAATACAACTTTGAGTGTGCTCAGAGTTTGTGGAAAATATCTGCAAATGTCGAGATTATTTAGATCCATAGCTGTTACAGTAATTCAAAATATGATGCAGTTTTACGAACTGTGTCTTTATACCGTTCACAACTTTTTTACGTCTGACTTG gaAATAAATAGCGAATCTTTGTacaccccaaaattgaaattaacttTGGCTCGAATACGAACAACTCTGATAAGTGACGACCTCAACTTCACCGAAAATGAGAGTCAATCTCACAGAGTAACACAACCGAATCTCTCTTCCATCGTTAACTTGACACAGCCAGAAAAAGTTCACGGTTTGACTAAAAGAGTCATAGCAGTTGaatctttgatatttttgggACAGCAGTACGAAATTTTGAGGCCTTATTTGGAACATTTGGTAGCATCTCCCTGCCATGCATTTCTGCATCAGTTCTATTCACAAACAATTGCATCAGCTATAGATCTGAGAAAACCAGTTTACATGGCTGCTGCTTCTCAAGCCTTTGATGTAGGCAGCATATTAGGACTGATGGGAAAAGTCAACTGGGAAGTAAAGGATGTCATGTCACAACACAGTAGTTACATTGATAATTTGTTACGG gatattcaaattttgagtATGAGGCTCGACGAAATTGGTAATAGGATACCATTACCAACCATTGTGTATAATTCAGTGTGGGAAAATGTTTCACATTTGATCACACATACATTAGTTGAAGG ATTCTCAAATGCAAAGAAGTGTTCAAATGGAGGTAGAGCTCTGATGCAGTTAGACTTCACTCAATTAATGtctaagtttgaaaaaatgacttCTCTGCGCCCAATGCCACACAGAGAATATGTGGAGGCATATGTCAAAGCATATTATTTACCGGAAAATATCTTGGAAGACTGGATAAAACAGCATAAG GAATATTCATCAAAACATTTGATTGGCTTAATATCATGTGGCTGccagaataacaaaaaaacacgtcAGCGATTAATAGCAACAATTGAAGAGGAACGGCTAAACAGATAa
- the LOC105686843 gene encoding uncharacterized protein LOC105686843 — translation MVLVADGADEVAAVPILVEQSATEPASSESSLHLQPLEIEACSRPIKTKKKRIVVDEYTRLERPSEDPFVHTRSKQDYPPIYVVMAAAELLTTPSKGQNLAKCLLLNYQMMMVQPTMDENIARREKEKKKIKLPKPMQPIVRHPDTSGETTGGFTSEHEIVAIISRPNDSAVDRTKTFEIIPITERTILPGQPEEPSIEREETHDTGLYPVPELPGVSGQLNEIQMIRPETVRLFTYPQKLWVKGDLIATLRAGWSGGKLLTFEDICPVALSTKSDAAKLFQLLLVLHSDKDLQLKQAMPESPIYILQYSPEY, via the exons ATG GTTTTGGTCGCTGATGGAGCTGATGAAGTAGCAGCGGTCCCAATTCTAGTTGAACAATCTGCGACCGAACCTGCATCATCTGAAAGTAGCTTACATTTGCAACCACTGGAAATTGAAGCTTGTAGTCGTCCCatcaaaacaaagaaaaagaggatagTTGTAGACGAATATACAAGGTTGGAGAGGCCTTCAGAAGATCCATTTGTTCATACCAGG AGTAAGCAAGACTACCCTCCAATATACGTAGTCATGGCTGCTGCGGAGCTTCTAACAACTCCATCAAAGGGGCAAAACTTAGCCAAGTGTTTACTCCTCAATTACCAAATGATGATGGTTCAACCCACAATGGACGAGAATATAGCacgacgagagaaagaaaaaaagaagatcaaATTGCCAAAACCTATGCAAC CTATAGTTCGCCACCCAGACACAAGTGGAGAAACAACAGGAGGTTTCACCTCGGAGCATGAAATTGTAGCAATTATTTCACGACCGAATGATTCGGCAGTAGACCGAACAAAGacttttgaaataattccgATCACTGAAAGAACAATACTGCCTGGGCAACCCGAAGAGCCATCAATTGAGCGGGAGGAAACTCATGATACTGGTTTATACCCAGTGCCTGAGTTACCTGGGGTGTCCGGACAACTTAATGAAATCCAAATGATTCGACCAGAAACAGTTCG ATTGTTTACTTATCCCCAAAAACTCTGGGTAAAAGGAGACTTAATTGCAACATTGCGGGCTGGCTGGTCGGGTGGAAAATTACTCACATTCGAAGATATCTGTCCAGTGGCACTGTCCACAAAAAGTGATGCCGCTAAGTTGTTTCAACTACTTCTTG tgTTACACAGTGACAAGGATTTGCAACTGAAGCAAGCAATGCCAGAGTCACCAATTTATATATTACAATATTCTCcggaatattaa